The genomic region AAATGTATGGAAGGAAGGTTCTCCTGGGCACATTCTGCCTGAACTTCCCAGATTTCCAAATCAGCAAAAAGATGTTCGATCATTACTGTCAGGACTTCTTTCATCAGTCCCTTACCCCAGTAACACTTGTTCAGGGCATAGCCTACTGCAGCATCCTGTTCGGAAATCAGCTTTACGGTAAGGATTCCGACACAACGATGTTCCTCCCGTAATTCCAAGGCATAGACTCCTTCCATGCACACATAATTCCGATAGAGCGTTTCCAAGGCAAGCAATCTTTCCTGTACCTTTCCCCAAGGAAGATATCTGGCAACCTCAGGATCCTCGGCCCAACTCAGCATTTCCTCCAAATCCCTGGTACTTACGGGCCGCAGATCGAAATGCGGCGTTTCCAATCGAGGGAACAGGCTTTTCACCTCCAAACCTCCATACAAGACATTCAATCCTCCAGTTGTTTCTTCGGTGTAAGTTTTTCGGCAAAGGTGTCAAGTTTGTCAAAGACTTCAACGAGATCGGTAAAACGGAGTGCTGCCACCCGATCATAATATGTCGGTTGGGCATTGACAATCACGATCTTTCCATGGCGGACATAAGAGGGAAACGATGCAGCAGGCTGTACGGTCATGGAAGAGCCGAGGATCAGGCAAAGGTCACAGGCAGAGAACATTTCATAGGCACGAGTCAAAATTGAACTGTCAAGTGCTTCCCCATATAAGACGATGTCTGGTTTTATGACTCCGCCGCAGGCTTCGCACCTCGGGACCTTTCCTTCCCGTACAATCGGTGCAACCTGTGCATATGAGTAGTATTTGCCACAGTTGGTACAGGCATGGTGACGGGCACTACCATGGACTTCATAGACTTTCTTTGAACCTGCCCTTGTGTGCAGCATGTCGATGTTCTGGGTAAATATACCCTGTACATAGCCTTTGTTTTCGAGCTTTGCCAACACTGTATGCACAATGTTCGGCTGATAATCTTCCAGGTGGTACCATACATCCTTTGCCCATGCATAGAAAATCTCCGGATGAGTATGGAAGAAGGAGATATCAAGTACCTGTTCAACCTGCATTCCATGCCAAGGATCCGTATAGACACCATGGGCACCTCGAAAATCAGGAATACCGCTCATCGTCGATATTCCTGCACCTGTAAAGACTACAGTAGAATGACTTTTTTCAAGTAATTGCTCCAATTGTCCTATATCGGTATCAAAGTCTTTCAAAACATGCCCTCCTATGGTCTGCCATAACAAACGGACAGGCCCTCCTGACAATGATAAAATCATCTATGTGTGTTTGCAAGTACCTACTCCCATGCAACAGGAAAGATATTACTTAGCTTGGAAACCGGTCATTGTATTCCCATTGACTCCCGTATATGACACGGCAACAACCTCACCTCTCACACATCGGCCAATAGGTGTAAAGGCTACCATTTCGTTATGTTCGCCACGGCCAAGGAACTGCTTTTCATCATTTCTGCTTACACCTGTAACCAATATACGATGGGTACCGCTTGCCCTTGCTGTCTTTTCCTCATGGAAAATGATCTGTTGTCTGTCAATCAGCTTTCTCAACCTTTCACCTTTGGTTTCTTCCGAAAGTTGTCCGTCCATCTTGACCGCCCTCGTACCTTCCCTTGGATTCCAGTAGTACATAAAAGCTTCAGTACACCGCATCAGTTCAAGCAAGCTTCGGGTCTCCATGTAGTCTTCTTCTGTTTCACCGGGAAAACCGACCATGACGTCCGTTGAAAAGGTTACGGATGGGATTTCTTCCTTTATCCGCTGGATCAGGGAAATGAATTGCTCCCTG from Spirochaetia bacterium harbors:
- a CDS encoding NAD-dependent protein deacylase; the protein is MKDFDTDIGQLEQLLEKSHSTVVFTGAGISTMSGIPDFRGAHGVYTDPWHGMQVEQVLDISFFHTHPEIFYAWAKDVWYHLEDYQPNIVHTVLAKLENKGYVQGIFTQNIDMLHTRAGSKKVYEVHGSARHHACTNCGKYYSYAQVAPIVREGKVPRCEACGGVIKPDIVLYGEALDSSILTRAYEMFSACDLCLILGSSMTVQPAASFPSYVRHGKIVIVNAQPTYYDRVAALRFTDLVEVFDKLDTFAEKLTPKKQLED
- a CDS encoding GNAT family N-acetyltransferase → MKSLFPRLETPHFDLRPVSTRDLEEMLSWAEDPEVARYLPWGKVQERLLALETLYRNYVCMEGVYALELREEHRCVGILTVKLISEQDAAVGYALNKCYWGKGLMKEVLTVMIEHLFADLEIWEVQAECAQENLPSIHLLEACGLKLIGNIKDKGICCFRYAMIRKVPACLSAASAFDSPNYDYPA